A region from the Pseudonocardia petroleophila genome encodes:
- a CDS encoding stage II sporulation protein M → MTTDLPAAHPDRGTRPGPFGRALRTVRDNLGAYLVVNAVMYGLSIAGFVTALVFPELNAAQVASLQADGTADLVLSLLGNVWLFALVILGVNTVTVGALSILLPSMIVPFAGIAVFAYRAVDIGLTLAPADRTGWVVLVPHSLTYLIEFQAYVLLVLGAYLLGRSWLRPASVGAPNRRAGYVSGLRQIGRLSLPALVLFVVGAVYEAFTLSYLVPVLVQAMS, encoded by the coding sequence GTGACCACCGACCTGCCCGCCGCCCACCCCGACCGCGGAACGCGGCCCGGGCCGTTCGGCAGGGCGCTCCGGACCGTCCGCGACAACCTCGGCGCCTACCTCGTCGTCAACGCCGTGATGTACGGCCTGTCGATCGCCGGGTTCGTCACGGCACTGGTCTTCCCCGAGCTCAACGCCGCGCAGGTGGCGTCCCTGCAGGCCGACGGGACCGCCGACCTGGTCCTGTCGCTGCTCGGCAACGTGTGGTTGTTCGCCCTGGTCATCCTGGGGGTCAACACGGTGACGGTCGGTGCGCTGTCGATCCTGCTGCCGTCGATGATCGTGCCCTTCGCCGGCATCGCCGTGTTCGCCTACCGGGCCGTCGACATCGGCCTGACGCTCGCCCCCGCCGACCGGACCGGCTGGGTCGTCCTCGTCCCGCACTCCCTGACCTACCTCATCGAGTTCCAGGCCTACGTCCTCCTCGTCCTCGGCGCCTACCTCCTCGGGAGGTCCTGGCTCCGCCCCGCGTCCGTCGGCGCCCCGAACCGCCGGGCGGGCTACGTCAGCGGGCTGCGGCAGATCGGCCGGCTGAGCCTGCCCGCCCTGGTCCTGTTCGTCGTCGGCGCGGTCTACGAGGCGTTCACGCTCAGCTACCTGGTTCCCGTGCTGGTCCAGGCCATGAGCTGA